A segment of the Oncorhynchus clarkii lewisi isolate Uvic-CL-2024 chromosome 11, UVic_Ocla_1.0, whole genome shotgun sequence genome:
TTGAGCCTTATTCCCACCTGTCCCTGTGGACTGTCTGTCCTTTCAAGTCCATCGTGGAGCCTCGAGTTTCTCCTCCTGGAAGACATTTAGAAAGGTATTCTGAATGCACTGAGAGGGATTTCATATGcaaaacacaaacacagcagAAATAAAGTTGTTTTGCGTTGATGCCAGGAATAGTTCTTACCATACAAAAAGGCTGATCAGGCTGATAAGCAAAATGGCCCCCAGAGTTCCTGCTGCAACCCCAGAAACCAGAAACCAGAAACCAACCCCTGAGGTTTTTGACTCTTCTTGCCCTGAAAATACAGCACATATTATGGTCAATTCTCACAAAAATATCTCTAAAGTGcactacatgaacaaaagtatgtggacacctgctcgtcaaacatctcattccaaaatcatgggcattaatatggaatatAGAATGTCATTCTATGCTGTAGCGTCAAtaattcccttcactggaactaaggggcccagcccaaaccatgaaaaacagccccagaccattattcctcatccaccaaactttacagttggcactatgctttgGTGCAGGTAGTGTTCACCTGGAATCCAtcaaaacccagattcgtccgccggactgccagatggtgaatcgTATATTCAACACGCCAGAGAACGGatttccacttctccagagtccaatggcagtgagctttacaccactgcagctgATTCTTGGCACTGCACATAGTGATCttggcttgtgtgtggctgttctgccatggaaacccatttcatgaagccctCATCAAACAGTTCTGGTGCTGCcattgcttccaaaggcagtttggaactcggtagtgaattTGCCATCCTACTGCCGatgtttgtctacggagattgcatagctgtgtgctcgattttaaacacctgtcagcaacatgtGAGGCTTTAATAACTGAATCCAcgcatttgaaggggtgtccacatacttttgaatatatattgtatatctAACCTACGATTGTGCCCTACGTGCCCATTTTACCTTTTATAGCCAGCTGCACTTCATTCGACTTCCCACAGCCGTGACTATTTCTTGCTTCACAGTAGTACAGTCCTCCATCACCAACAGTCACATTGAGGGTGTAACTCTGTCCAGATGCAACCTGTGTTGTTTTACCCCCACTGATCTGGAACCAGGTGAAGTTTGTCACAGGAGGGTTGGCTGTACTGCTGCAGGTCAGATTAACACAGCTGCCCACTAATACTGGATCAGCTGGACTGATGAAGGCCGAGGTGTCCttaggagagactgagggagaggggttCATTTAGAATGTATCTGGATATGGTATATTGAATAGTCTCTTTAAAACCACTATATTACAATCATCAGTGAAACATGATAGAATGATCTATTCTACAGGAACCGGTGACTAAATCTTACATGAAACGTTAAGCACCATGTTCTGTTCAGCTGTCTTGTTGCTTGTCCCTACTGGGTAGACTGCAGTACAAGTGATGTTCTTCTCATGATGAAGATATGACGGAGTGAAGGTTACCGTGGAGAGAActgatttggtttggtctggATTCTTATGCAGTTGGTTCTCAGTTGTGAACTGTGTTGGGAGAGtccatgtcagctcagggggGTGTTCGGGACAGGGAGCGACAGCAGAGCAGTTCAAAATGACAGGGGTCCCTTCCTTCACCTCACCTGAGACAGTAATGATGGGACTGGAAGGCAAATCTGTAATACATTGtagataaatatattttacactaACAGTTAAAACTGTCCACTTGTTCAACTCTTATCTTTGATGCAAGGAATCTAAACTGGGAAAAAAATGGTTTTAAAGATAAATTGTCTCTTACCACTGACAACTATTTTAACAGACGTATCAGGATCTGTTGCACGGAATGGTCGACTCTCAATCCTGAAGTAGTATTTATCAGAGTAACTGGTGGTTACATTGAAGAAGACTGTGGTGCAGTTCTTCTGGGACATGTTTCCAGTTATCTTCCCTTGATATCTGTTCACTGTCttactactgttaaatatcactcCGTCCGGATGATTACCAAAGTTTGGGTTTCCTTTAATCCACACTCCAGAGGGTAGTATTGCGCTGTTAAATGTATTATGTGGGTCATGAATATCAAATGAACATGGGATTTGCACACAGGAGCCCGTCAGTACATCCAGTCTATCTGGCATTGTGACGATCAAATTTCGTTGACCAAAACTGACCAGAACACCTGCAACATAAAAGACAACATCAGGGAGGTTCTGATATATTTTCAGTTCAGTCCAATGATATGTATTAACcctagatgactgacaggggccTCTGTTTGGAGGCAACTGCACAGCCATCTTGTTACTCCTCCTCCAGTGTAAAACAGatgttggaagctatagaaatgcatttattaatgtctatatTCGTTTTTGACAAgtatattctattacagacaccttaatgcaaactttaaaattatattttgttACCTGCAACACTTCCTTCAGCAGAGAGACCCTACCCTTGTTCCAGCTAATGATTGCATCTTGTATCTCACTGAACTGGTATTATCCAATAACTAATTCATCTTTGAGTTAGACTTTATCATTCAAATTCGGGGTGTAGCCATGGGCTCCCCCTTTTCCCCCAACTATGCAAACCTGTGTGTGGTACAATTTGAGGAGGCACTCATTTACAAAACATAGAGACACACCCC
Coding sequences within it:
- the LOC139420154 gene encoding sialic acid-binding Ig-like lectin 13, translated to MACPENMFFLIGLFMSGVLVSFGQRNLIVTMPDRLDVLTGSCVQIPCSFDIHDPHNTFNSAILPSGVWIKGNPNFGNHPDGVIFNSSKTVNRYQGKITGNMSQKNCTTVFFNVTTSYSDKYYFRIESRPFRATDPDTSVKIVVSDLPSSPIITVSGEVKEGTPVILNCSAVAPCPEHPPELTWTLPTQFTTENQLHKNPDQTKSVLSTVTFTPSYLHHEKNITCTAVYPVGTSNKTAEQNMVLNVSFSPKDTSAFISPADPVLVGSCVNLTCSSTANPPVTNFTWFQISGGKTTQVASGQSYTLNVTVGDGGLYYCEARNSHGCGKSNEVQLAIKGQEESKTSGVGFWFLVSGVAAGTLGAILLISLISLFVWRRNSRLHDGLERTDSPQGQNSPVGTVCTNQATAGEEPEEPAEDQPEEIQYGDIDFSKLQTKETPAAAQDRVQGQESEYAEVNVTGRGAQEPPLNNLDGLYAQVNKRGAC